The following coding sequences lie in one Sorghum bicolor cultivar BTx623 chromosome 6, Sorghum_bicolor_NCBIv3, whole genome shotgun sequence genomic window:
- the LOC8074723 gene encoding uncharacterized protein LOC8074723 isoform X1 gives MEYERIHQKAQPGALSPTKLRMKIMGAHNRVRVITSNSSSRTSPAKNIEASQAQNRLLVCDVLEEVSDSTSDGTKHPSAVNKTEAVEKDSAVDSNKVQNISKSSVPQPATGSSSMIHPVRPVEEDSTECDSGLDNASTSSFEFHGVEKTATQNPAHGYLSRQTSISSKWNDAEKWIVNRQNVNQNITKGTAQNQTVNQMNSAAARGAIVPKISGRPVQKMKRVNPALSAPRSILERLSFASYQPKLVRHADVCPVSNASANSECHKATDTGSSIEMKPCNEANAIPAVQSVSVRDVGTEMTPIPSQEPSRTGTPLGSRTPTRSPNCSIPSTPVGGRSIASPGEECTDDGPYFNRKGVAHANELSDTETRLKTRQEIAALGIQLGKMNIATWASKEELELVSAAPSIADLERMKKEYAARAASYEEAENTKHTARFKKEEVKIEAWESRQRGKIESEMRRIEEHAERMRSEAMAKMAEKLEMTRRIAEEKRASANAKMNQQAAIAVQKAEKIRQTGRVPGSSILCCSGCFCGPY, from the exons ATGGAGTACGAGAGGATTCATCAGAAAGCTCAG CCTGGTGCTCTTTCCCCAACAAAGCTAAGGATGAAGATTATGGGAGCCCACAATCGAGTTAGAGTCATCACCAGCAATTCATCATCGCGAACGTCGCCTGCAAAAAACATCGAGGCTTCACAAGCGCAGAACAGGCTACTAGTCTGTGATGTTCTCGAAGAAG TTTCAGACAGCACATCAGATGGCACCAAACACCCTTCGGCAGTCAACAAAACTGAAGCCGTGGAAAAGGATTCAGCAGTGGACAGCAATAAAGTTCAGAACATTTCCAAGAGTTCAGTTCCTCAACCAGCAACAGGCAGCTCTAGCATGATACACCCAGTGAGACCTGTGGAAGAAGACAGTACCGAATGTGACAGTGGTCTTGACAATGCTAGCACTAGTAGCTTTGAGTTCCATGGAGTTGAGAAGACAGCGACGCAGAATCCAGCACATGGGTATTTATCTAGACAGACTTCCATTTCCTCCAAGTGGAATGATGCAGAGAAATGGATCGTGAACCGGCAGAATGTTAACCAGAACATCACCAAGGGCACAGCACAGAACCAGACAGTAAACCAGATGAACTCTGCTGCAGCCAGGGGCGCCATTGTGCCCAAAATTTCTGGTCGTCCTGTGCAGAAAATGAAGAGGGTGAATCCAGCTTTGTCTGCTCCGCGCAGCATATTAGAGAGGTTATCGTTTGCTTCGTATCAGCCTAAGTTGGTTAGGCATGCAGATGTCTGTCCAGTTAGTAATGCTAGTGCTAACTCAGAGTGTCACAAGGCAACTGATACTGGTTCATCAATTGAAATGAAGCCCTGCAATGAAGCAAACG CTATTCCAGCAGTTCAGTCAGTGTCCGTGAGAGATGTGGGCACAGAAATGACTCCAATACCTAGCCAGGAACCTTCAAGAACTGGAACTCCACTCGGGTCAAGGACACCAACTCGAAGCCCTAATTGTTCGATACCCTCAACACCTGTAGGAGGGAGGTCAATAGCATCTCCTGGAGAAGAATGCACAGATGATGGTCCATATTTCAACAGAAAAGGTGTCGCACATGCAAATGAATTGTCAGATACTGAAACGAGGCTTAAAACAAGGCAAGAAATTGCTGCTCTTGGTATACAGCTAGGAAAGATGAACATTGCTACATGGGCCAGCAAAGAAGAGCTAGAACTAGTCTCTGCGGCACCAAGCATTGCTGATTTGGAGCGCATGAAGAAGGAATATGCTGCTCGTGCTGCATCATATGAGGAGGCAGAAAACACTAAACATACAGCAAG ATTCAAAAAAGAAGAGGTGAAGATTGAAGCTTGGGAGAGTCGTCAAAGAGGAAAAATTGAATCCGAAATGAGAAGAATAGAG GAACATGCTGAGAGAATGAGAAGCGAGGCCATGGCAAAGATGGCAGAAAAGCTAGAGATGACACGCCGCATTGCTGAAGAGAAACGAGCTTCAGCCAATGCCAAAATGAACCAGCAAGCAGCAATAGCAGTTCAGAAGGCCGAGAAGATTCGCCAAACAGGACGAGTTCCAGGATCAAGTATCCTATGCTGCAGTGGCTGCTTCTGTGGACCTTATTAG
- the LOC8074723 gene encoding uncharacterized protein LOC8074723 isoform X2 yields MKIMGAHNRVRVITSNSSSRTSPAKNIEASQAQNRLLVCDVLEEVSDSTSDGTKHPSAVNKTEAVEKDSAVDSNKVQNISKSSVPQPATGSSSMIHPVRPVEEDSTECDSGLDNASTSSFEFHGVEKTATQNPAHGYLSRQTSISSKWNDAEKWIVNRQNVNQNITKGTAQNQTVNQMNSAAARGAIVPKISGRPVQKMKRVNPALSAPRSILERLSFASYQPKLVRHADVCPVSNASANSECHKATDTGSSIEMKPCNEANAIPAVQSVSVRDVGTEMTPIPSQEPSRTGTPLGSRTPTRSPNCSIPSTPVGGRSIASPGEECTDDGPYFNRKGVAHANELSDTETRLKTRQEIAALGIQLGKMNIATWASKEELELVSAAPSIADLERMKKEYAARAASYEEAENTKHTARFKKEEVKIEAWESRQRGKIESEMRRIEEHAERMRSEAMAKMAEKLEMTRRIAEEKRASANAKMNQQAAIAVQKAEKIRQTGRVPGSSILCCSGCFCGPY; encoded by the exons ATGAAGATTATGGGAGCCCACAATCGAGTTAGAGTCATCACCAGCAATTCATCATCGCGAACGTCGCCTGCAAAAAACATCGAGGCTTCACAAGCGCAGAACAGGCTACTAGTCTGTGATGTTCTCGAAGAAG TTTCAGACAGCACATCAGATGGCACCAAACACCCTTCGGCAGTCAACAAAACTGAAGCCGTGGAAAAGGATTCAGCAGTGGACAGCAATAAAGTTCAGAACATTTCCAAGAGTTCAGTTCCTCAACCAGCAACAGGCAGCTCTAGCATGATACACCCAGTGAGACCTGTGGAAGAAGACAGTACCGAATGTGACAGTGGTCTTGACAATGCTAGCACTAGTAGCTTTGAGTTCCATGGAGTTGAGAAGACAGCGACGCAGAATCCAGCACATGGGTATTTATCTAGACAGACTTCCATTTCCTCCAAGTGGAATGATGCAGAGAAATGGATCGTGAACCGGCAGAATGTTAACCAGAACATCACCAAGGGCACAGCACAGAACCAGACAGTAAACCAGATGAACTCTGCTGCAGCCAGGGGCGCCATTGTGCCCAAAATTTCTGGTCGTCCTGTGCAGAAAATGAAGAGGGTGAATCCAGCTTTGTCTGCTCCGCGCAGCATATTAGAGAGGTTATCGTTTGCTTCGTATCAGCCTAAGTTGGTTAGGCATGCAGATGTCTGTCCAGTTAGTAATGCTAGTGCTAACTCAGAGTGTCACAAGGCAACTGATACTGGTTCATCAATTGAAATGAAGCCCTGCAATGAAGCAAACG CTATTCCAGCAGTTCAGTCAGTGTCCGTGAGAGATGTGGGCACAGAAATGACTCCAATACCTAGCCAGGAACCTTCAAGAACTGGAACTCCACTCGGGTCAAGGACACCAACTCGAAGCCCTAATTGTTCGATACCCTCAACACCTGTAGGAGGGAGGTCAATAGCATCTCCTGGAGAAGAATGCACAGATGATGGTCCATATTTCAACAGAAAAGGTGTCGCACATGCAAATGAATTGTCAGATACTGAAACGAGGCTTAAAACAAGGCAAGAAATTGCTGCTCTTGGTATACAGCTAGGAAAGATGAACATTGCTACATGGGCCAGCAAAGAAGAGCTAGAACTAGTCTCTGCGGCACCAAGCATTGCTGATTTGGAGCGCATGAAGAAGGAATATGCTGCTCGTGCTGCATCATATGAGGAGGCAGAAAACACTAAACATACAGCAAG ATTCAAAAAAGAAGAGGTGAAGATTGAAGCTTGGGAGAGTCGTCAAAGAGGAAAAATTGAATCCGAAATGAGAAGAATAGAG GAACATGCTGAGAGAATGAGAAGCGAGGCCATGGCAAAGATGGCAGAAAAGCTAGAGATGACACGCCGCATTGCTGAAGAGAAACGAGCTTCAGCCAATGCCAAAATGAACCAGCAAGCAGCAATAGCAGTTCAGAAGGCCGAGAAGATTCGCCAAACAGGACGAGTTCCAGGATCAAGTATCCTATGCTGCAGTGGCTGCTTCTGTGGACCTTATTAG